The Drosophila biarmipes strain raj3 chromosome 2L, RU_DBia_V1.1, whole genome shotgun sequence genome has a window encoding:
- the LOC108033438 gene encoding uncharacterized protein LOC108033438 produces the protein MPKLIQGPSLEKNREENGGLSGQLAVTSTVKLNVNAQEFIPRFKREETSKDKAAVPLDEDEQKVKSNLTLPWKGFPKKAEKSTRSAQVVLLNDVDYMILPCVKRSKKPREQQLIVDVAKNTGPNGNAPTTSTKVTSNTDAVENRREQERKVALEALKLSEQRRLRGPFVPPTQENESSNRAQPVIHLSRSPIRFTPEERVKVDRLRIAKRERIERILREMTNEKQEQLKQQQMQQQKRIRYDDNVRKTPSSMDQESEKKVEGATVNKKRYIPTTKEWDEQCRAKYMAKLDAEKQTPDASPKPPLVNPNVVNITPSGVIRLGDFRATSTPRYCPPSELLEAEKRRGNLTHFRPLAHWTIRQSPLLPLKNLINQKGKIVERYSIEQLLELEPQPGELEKPALDEDLHNLGFLCD, from the exons ATGCCCAAATTGATTCAGGGTCCTAGTTTAGAGAAAAATCGAGAGGAAAATGGAGGTCTCAGTGGCCAGCTGGCGGTTACAAGTACAGTGAAGCTTAATGTTAATGCCCAGGAATTTATACCACGTTTCAAGAGGGAAGAGACGTCCAAGGACAAAGCTGCGGTTCCCTTAGATGAGGACGAGCAAAAGGTCAAAAGCAACCTAACTCTGCCTTGGAAAGGGTTTCCCAAGAAGGctgaaaaat CTACCCGCAGTGCTCAGGTAGTTTTGTTGAACGATGTGGACTACATGATTCTTCCTTGCGTCAAAAGATCGAAAAAGCCCAGGGAACAACAATTAATTGTAGACGTGGCTAAAAACACTGGACCTAATGGAAACGCTCCGACTACTTCTACCAAAGTCACTTCAAATACTGATGCCGTCGAAAATCGACGTGAACAAGAGAGAAAAGTAGCTTTAGAGGCCTTAAAATTGTCGGAGCAACGACGCCTTAGGGGTCCTTTTGTGCCCCCCACTCAGGAAAACGAAAGTTCCAACAGAGCTCAGCCAGTTATCCATCTCTCACGATCTCCCATAAGGTTTACGCCGGAGGAAAGAGTCAAGGTGGACCGATTGAGGATTGCAAAGAGAGAGCGCATCGAGAGGATCCTGCGCGAAATGACAAATGAGAAGCAGGAGCAACTGAAGCAAcagcagatgcagcagcagaagaGGATTCGCTATGATGACAATGTACGGAAAACACCTAGCAGCATGGACCAGGAATCAGAGAAGAAAGTCGAGGGGGCCACTGTCAACAAGAAGAGATATATACCCACCACCAAGGAATGGGACGAGCAATGTCGAGCCAAGTATATGGCCAAGCTGGATGCGGAAAAGCAAACTCCAGACGCCTCTCCCAAGCCGCCTTTGGTCAACCCGAATGTGGTCAACATTACGCCATCGGGAGTTATCAGACTTGGCGACTTCAGGGCCACGTCCACGCCTCGATATTGCCCACCTTCCGAACTTCTGGAAGCGGAGAAGCGCAGGGGCAACCTTACCCATTTTCGACCTCTTGCCCACTGGACAATCCGTCAGAGTCCCCTACTTCCGCTGAAGAACTTGATCAATCAGAAGGGAAAAATCGTGGAGCGCTACAGCATCGAGCAACTTCTGGAGCTTGAACCGCAACCTGGCGAGCTGGAAAAGCCAGCTTTAGATGAGGACCTGCATAATCTGGGTTTTCTGTGCGATTGA